CCACGCTTCCCGGGGCGCCGGAGCATCCGATCGTCGGATACGTGGGATCGCTCCACTCCTGGTTCGACGTGCCGCTCGTGGGCGCGCTGGCGCGCGCGCTCCCCGGCGCGCGCGTCGTGCTCGTGGGGCCGGCGCACCCCGACACCGAGCGGCAACTCGCCCGGGAGCAGGAGACCGCGCCGAATCTCTTCTGGACGGGCGCGCGGCCGTACGCGGAGATTCCATCCATCCTCGGCGGGTTCCGGGTCGGGCTCATCCCGTTCCGGAGAACGCCGCTCACGGAGGCGGTGAATCCGGTGAAGCTCTACGAGTACGCGGCGGCCGGCGTGCCGACGGTCACCACGCGCTTCAGCGACGAGGTGGACGAGTGGCACGAGGCCGCGCGGGTCGCGGACGACGCGGAGGCGTTCGTCGCGGAGACGGAGCGGCTTCTTGCGGATCCGCCCGACCGCCCTTCCTTGCGCCGCTTCGCCGCGCGTCATGACTGGAGCGAGATCGCGAAGCGGTTCACGGCGGTCGCGCTCGAGGACGCCGCGTGACGCCCGCGAAGAAGAAGGCGCCTCCCCCCAGGACCGCGCGCGGCTCCGCCAGGCCGTCGGCGCTCCACCCCGGCGGCGGCGTGGAGCTGGCGTGGCGCTGGGCGATTCTCGCCACGCTCCTCCTCGTGCTCCTCTTCTTCTATCCGATCGTCATCGGGAAGGTGTTCCTCTCTCCGGACTCGGTGGCTCCCGCGGGCTTCTCGAAGATCGCGAACGAGGCGCTGCACGAGCGCGGCGTCTACGCGCTCTGGAATCCGTACTACTTCCTCGGCATGCCGAGCTACGGGAGCCTCGCGTACCACCCCTACGTCTATCCGCCCGACCTGATCGTCCACCTCCTGAATCAGATCGGATTCCCGGACCTCACCTGGCTCCTCGGTCACTACCTGCTCCTCGCCCTCTCGATGCTCGTGCTCCTTCGCGCGCTCGGGGCGGATTCCGGGTCCGCGGCGTTCGGCGCGATCACGCTCGCCCTGACGCCGAATCTCGTGGCCGTGGGCGCGTTCGGGCACGGGAGCCAGATCATGACCGCGGCGTACCTGCCGCTCCTCGTCTGGCTGCTCGACCGCTTCACGCGGAAGGGATCGTGGCTGGCGCTCGCGGGATTCGCCACGGCGGCCGCGTTCCAGCTCCTCCGCGGCCACGTGCAGATCGTCTTCTACTCCTGGATCGCGCTCGGCCTCTACGCGCTCGTCTTCGGCGTCGCCGCGCTTCGCGCGGGGAGGAAGGCCGAGGGTCTGCGCGCCTTCGGCGGCCTCGCGGCCGGGCTTCTCCTCGGGTTCGGCATGAGCGCCTTCCTCTACCTGCCGATCCACGAGTACTCGAGGATCTCGACGCGGGGCGGGGGCGAAGGCGGCGGCGCGGGGCTCGAGTATGCGACCTCGTGGTCCTTCCATCCGCGAGAGATGCTCACCTTCGTCCTCCCCGGAATGTTCGGATTCGGCGGGCAGACCTACTGGGGAACGATGCCGTTCACCGACTATCCCAACTACATGGGCATCGTGCCGCTCGCGCTCGCGATCGTCGGCGCGGCGCGCGCGCGCGGGCCGCTGCGGGTCTACCTGGTCCTGCTCGCCCTGGCCTCGCTCCTCATCTCCTTCGGGAAGCACTTCCAGGCGCTCTACTCGCTCCTCTACTTCCATCTCCCGTTCTTCAACAAGTTCCGGGTGCCGGTGATGATCCTCGTGCTCGTGCAGTTCGCGGCGGCGACGCTCGCGGCGCTGGGGCTGACGGCCGCGCTCCGCCCGGAGCCTCGTCCCGCGAAGGGCGCGGATCCGGGCCGCTCCTGGATTCGCGGCTCGCTCCTCGCGCTCGCGGGGGGCGTCGGCGCGCTCGTGCTCCTGAACGTGTTCGCCCCGTCGATCCGGAGCGCGGCCGTCGCGTCGCGCCCGAACTTCGACATGGCGCGGGCGCGAGCCGCGCTCGACATGGCGTCGATCGACGCGATCAAGGGAGGACTCTTCCTCGCCGCCGCGCTCGCGGTGATCGGGTTCGCGCGCCGCGGCCGGATCGGCCGCGCGTGGGCCGCGTTCCTCGTGATCGGGATCACGGCGCTCGACCTCTGGACGATCGACCGGAAGATCATGGATCCCCTGATCGGGAGCCCGGTCGAGTACGACGACCATTTCCGCGAGACGCCGGAGGTCGCGTTCCTCCGCTCCGACT
This sequence is a window from Candidatus Eisenbacteria bacterium. Protein-coding genes within it:
- a CDS encoding YfhO family protein, translating into MTPAKKKAPPPRTARGSARPSALHPGGGVELAWRWAILATLLLVLLFFYPIVIGKVFLSPDSVAPAGFSKIANEALHERGVYALWNPYYFLGMPSYGSLAYHPYVYPPDLIVHLLNQIGFPDLTWLLGHYLLLALSMLVLLRALGADSGSAAFGAITLALTPNLVAVGAFGHGSQIMTAAYLPLLVWLLDRFTRKGSWLALAGFATAAAFQLLRGHVQIVFYSWIALGLYALVFGVAALRAGRKAEGLRAFGGLAAGLLLGFGMSAFLYLPIHEYSRISTRGGGEGGGAGLEYATSWSFHPREMLTFVLPGMFGFGGQTYWGTMPFTDYPNYMGIVPLALAIVGAARARGPLRVYLVLLALASLLISFGKHFQALYSLLYFHLPFFNKFRVPVMILVLVQFAAATLAALGLTAALRPEPRPAKGADPGRSWIRGSLLALAGGVGALVLLNVFAPSIRSAAVASRPNFDMARARAALDMASIDAIKGGLFLAAALAVIGFARRGRIGRAWAAFLVIGITALDLWTIDRKIMDPLIGSPVEYDDHFRETPEVAFLRSDSTQFRVFPLEWNDSRLAAFGIASVLGYHPAKPRLYQAFVDTAGIQSIPTLRMLNVKYVLVADGEFPPGFPGVALRHDGPVKVYEILDALPRAGMMHSVRQVRDDGVALAIMRTQNFDPRAEVLWNASTPAPPMAFPYAPESVRTVTYDFNEIEYRVRATAPGLLLAVEQWDPDWRATVNGKEAPIHRVNFFMRAVALPAGEHVVRFTYHPAGLEAGWKITIAAAGITLALAVWGIVSGRRRRAAAADAGPPGPAEPLEGPAT